In Sphingobacteriaceae bacterium, the following proteins share a genomic window:
- a CDS encoding 2-(1,2-epoxy-1,2-dihydrophenyl)acetyl-CoA isomerase, producing MSFILSETKTNVLILKLNRPDKFNSFNREMALQLISELDKAEKDKNIRAIVITGEGKAFCAGQDLVEAMDPNGPGIERIVEEHYNPIVLKIRNMEKPIIAAVNGVAAGAGANIALACDIVFAGKSASFIQAFSKIGLIPDSGGTWTLPRLVGFNMASALMITGDKVTAAEAMQYGMIYKIFDDTDLMAQAIINAQHVAAMPTKAIGYTKRLLNQSYSNTLQQQLDLEKHMQVQAADTRDHKEGLSAFLEKRKPEFNGE from the coding sequence ATGTCGTTTATTCTCTCCGAAACAAAAACCAACGTTTTAATTCTCAAATTAAACCGCCCTGATAAATTCAACAGCTTTAACCGCGAAATGGCTCTGCAATTAATTTCCGAATTAGATAAAGCGGAAAAAGATAAAAACATCCGCGCCATAGTTATAACCGGAGAAGGAAAAGCATTTTGTGCCGGACAAGATCTTGTAGAGGCTATGGATCCTAACGGTCCCGGCATTGAAAGAATTGTGGAGGAGCATTATAATCCAATCGTTCTCAAAATTAGAAACATGGAAAAACCCATTATCGCCGCTGTAAACGGCGTAGCAGCTGGAGCAGGTGCAAACATCGCTTTAGCTTGTGATATTGTTTTCGCTGGAAAGTCTGCCAGTTTTATCCAGGCTTTTAGCAAGATCGGTTTGATTCCGGATAGCGGCGGAACATGGACACTTCCAAGACTTGTAGGCTTTAACATGGCAAGCGCTTTAATGATTACAGGCGACAAAGTAACCGCTGCAGAAGCAATGCAGTACGGAATGATTTACAAGATTTTTGACGACACTGATCTTATGGCACAAGCTATTATAAATGCGCAACATGTTGCAGCAATGCCAACAAAAGCCATTGGATATACTAAACGTCTTTTGAATCAAAGTTATAGTAATACACTTCAACAACAACTGGATCTCGAAAAACACATGCAGGTGCAAGCGGCAGATACACGCGATCACAAAGAAGGATTAAGTGCTTTTTTAGAAAAAAGAAAACCGGAGTTTAATGGCGAGTAA
- a CDS encoding gamma carbonic anhydrase family protein, with the protein MAVILPVNGISPKLGENCFVAPNATIVGDVVTGDDCSIWFNAVVRGDVNSIRMGNKVNIQDGAVIHCTYKKTTVSLGNNVSVGHNAIVHGCKVEDNVLIGMGAIVMDNCEIGSNTIIAAGAVVTEGTKVPSGCIFAGVPAKKIKDISQELIHGEINRIAENYLMYSSWFK; encoded by the coding sequence ATGGCAGTAATATTACCAGTAAATGGCATTTCTCCAAAGTTGGGAGAGAATTGTTTTGTAGCACCTAACGCTACCATCGTGGGTGATGTTGTAACCGGAGATGATTGCAGCATCTGGTTTAATGCCGTAGTGCGCGGTGATGTAAACAGCATTCGCATGGGCAATAAAGTAAATATACAGGACGGCGCGGTGATTCATTGTACCTATAAAAAAACAACGGTAAGTTTAGGTAATAATGTCTCGGTTGGACATAATGCGATTGTTCACGGTTGCAAAGTAGAGGATAATGTTTTGATTGGCATGGGAGCCATAGTAATGGATAACTGCGAGATTGGAAGTAATACCATTATTGCTGCGGGTGCAGTTGTTACGGAAGGCACAAAAGTTCCAAGTGGTTGCATATTTGCGGGCGTGCCTGCAAAAAAGATAAAAGACATTTCGCAGGAATTAATCCATGGCGAAATAAACCGCATTGCTGAAAATTATTTGATGTATAGCAGCTGGTTTAAATAA
- a CDS encoding nucleoid-associated protein, YbaB/EbfC family → MFGKMGDMMGKLQEMKQRSEEIKLKLDDTIIKAEGAGGDIKIEITGNREFKNITISGALQHGDKQELEEQLLIALNRAVREADKVNETAMKDAASGLIPGL, encoded by the coding sequence ATGTTTGGAAAAATGGGCGATATGATGGGCAAGCTTCAGGAAATGAAGCAGCGCTCAGAAGAAATTAAATTAAAACTTGATGACACGATCATCAAGGCAGAAGGAGCAGGCGGTGACATCAAGATTGAAATTACCGGCAACCGAGAATTTAAAAATATAACGATCTCCGGGGCTTTACAACATGGCGATAAACAAGAGTTGGAAGAGCAACTTTTGATTGCACTTAACAGAGCGGTTCGTGAAGCAGATAAAGTAAATGAGACGGCCATGAAAGACGCGGCTTCAGGGCTAATTCCAGGATTATAG
- the nadE gene encoding NAD(+) synthase — MESKKIIEHIVSWLKNYSENSRTEGFVIGISGGIDSAVTSTLCAMTGKRVIAVNMPIRQFKTEFDRSNEHIEWLTQKFENVESEKVDLTPILESFEKALNPDIQDFLTMANTRARIRMTTLYAFATRYKLLVAGTGNKIEDFGVGFFTKYGDGGVDLSPIADLNKSQVYELAKELGVVTTIQTARPTDGLFADGRTDEDQIGATYPELEWAMDYLENKETYNLDQRQKHVMEIYMTRNKANKHKMDPIPVCQIPKLLLK; from the coding sequence ATGGAATCAAAGAAAATAATAGAACACATCGTAAGCTGGTTGAAGAATTATTCAGAAAATTCAAGAACAGAAGGTTTTGTAATAGGCATTTCAGGTGGTATTGATAGCGCAGTTACGTCCACACTCTGTGCTATGACTGGCAAAAGGGTTATTGCAGTGAATATGCCCATAAGGCAATTTAAAACAGAATTCGATAGAAGTAACGAACATATTGAATGGCTGACTCAAAAATTTGAAAATGTTGAATCTGAGAAAGTGGATTTAACACCCATTTTAGAAAGTTTTGAGAAGGCTTTAAATCCAGACATTCAGGATTTTCTAACTATGGCCAATACCAGAGCGCGCATCCGCATGACCACCTTGTATGCTTTTGCAACCCGCTACAAATTACTGGTGGCAGGAACAGGAAATAAGATTGAAGATTTTGGAGTTGGTTTTTTTACCAAGTACGGAGATGGTGGTGTGGACTTAAGTCCGATTGCTGATCTTAATAAAAGTCAGGTTTATGAGCTGGCAAAAGAATTAGGAGTTGTAACAACCATTCAAACAGCTCGCCCAACAGACGGATTATTTGCGGATGGTAGAACAGATGAAGATCAGATAGGAGCTACCTATCCAGAATTGGAGTGGGCTATGGACTACCTGGAGAATAAAGAAACTTATAATTTAGACCAAAGACAAAAACACGTCATGGAAATTTATATGACGCGTAATAAAGCCAATAAACATAAAATGGATCCTATTCCTGTGTGTCAAATCCCTAAACTACTTTTAAAATGA
- a CDS encoding sprT domain-containing protein, translated as MLKKYLPEQSVEKIAEWIIKYDFKLKIKKERSTRLGDYTAPHAGLNHTITINHNLNKYAFLITLVHEVAHLVTYNQFKNSVNPHGREWKQNFQILIQPFLNTDIFPLEVFAALRRYMANPAASSCSDLNLLRTLKLHDEQSDTVFLEYLPTNAVFLYNGSRVFQKLEKIRKRFKCREISTGAIYLFNPLAEVELFDPVSSNARSAG; from the coding sequence ATATTAAAAAAATATTTGCCGGAGCAAAGCGTAGAGAAGATTGCCGAATGGATTATTAAGTACGACTTTAAACTCAAAATAAAAAAAGAACGCAGTACGCGCCTCGGAGACTACACCGCTCCGCATGCTGGACTAAATCACACCATCACCATCAATCACAACTTAAACAAGTATGCGTTTTTAATTACGCTTGTTCATGAAGTGGCTCATCTCGTAACCTATAACCAATTTAAAAATTCAGTAAATCCTCATGGACGAGAGTGGAAACAGAATTTCCAGATCCTGATCCAACCCTTTTTGAATACAGATATTTTTCCGCTGGAAGTTTTTGCCGCTTTAAGAAGGTACATGGCTAACCCAGCTGCATCAAGCTGTTCAGACCTTAATTTGTTAAGAACATTAAAATTGCACGATGAACAATCGGACACGGTTTTTTTAGAATACCTTCCTACAAATGCAGTCTTTCTCTACAATGGATCACGTGTTTTTCAAAAATTAGAGAAAATAAGAAAGCGTTTTAAATGCCGTGAAATCAGTACGGGTGCCATCTACCTGTTTAACCCTCTTGCCGAAGTAGAATTATTTGACCCTGTTAGTTCTAACGCACGATCAGCTGGGTAG